One segment of Rubripirellula amarantea DNA contains the following:
- a CDS encoding holo-ACP synthase → MAILGIGTEIIECLRIQKMIEAHGEQFLERVYTAGEIAYCLGAVNSNLNFAKRWAAKEATMKAMRCRNQGVRWIDIEVVMIVGEGPSLELAGAAVDWAEQVGIEKLHIAMGGCRTHATAYVLATDELE, encoded by the coding sequence ATGGCGATACTAGGAATCGGAACAGAGATCATTGAATGTTTGCGCATTCAAAAAATGATCGAAGCACATGGCGAGCAATTTCTCGAACGAGTCTACACGGCTGGCGAGATCGCGTATTGTTTGGGAGCGGTGAATTCAAATTTGAATTTCGCTAAACGATGGGCCGCCAAAGAGGCCACGATGAAAGCGATGCGATGCCGCAACCAAGGCGTGCGTTGGATCGACATCGAAGTTGTGATGATCGTTGGCGAAGGCCCTTCCCTTGAACTGGCGGGTGCCGCGGTTGATTGGGCCGAGCAGGTCGGCATTGAAAAGTTGCACATTGCGATGGGCGGATGTCGGACCCACGCGACAGCCTACGTTTTAGCGACCGATGAACTGGAGTGA
- the sthA gene encoding Si-specific NAD(P)(+) transhydrogenase: MSDRKYDYDLFVIGTGPGGEGAAMQCAKGGMRVAVAERFRQIGGGCTHWGTIPSKALRHAITSTMTALKNPALREMGINTRPSLEQLRRGTQAIIGQQVTMRQSFYDRNDVPIYQGQARFVDEHSVSIDGDEPITAKHFVIATGSRPYRPADADFNHPRIYDSDTVLEMEHKPTSLCIYGAGVIGVEYASMFRNLGIKVNLINTRAKLLEFLDDEIIDAISYHLRDQGVVIRHNEAMESITGEDDGVVLQLKSGKRVKTDALLWANGRSGNTEDLGLENIGLVPNRRGQIPIDEHFQTAVPHIYAVGDVIGVPSLASAAYTQGRSAGMHMLGMADGNLRLHDIPTGIYTSPEISSVGKTERELTEACIPYEVGQAQFKSLARAQITGQTVGMLKLLFHRETLEVLGVHCFGANASEIIHIGQSVMSPEGAPNSMNYFIETTFNYPTMAEAYRVAALNGLNRLF, encoded by the coding sequence ATGAGCGATAGGAAATACGACTACGATCTGTTTGTCATTGGCACCGGACCCGGTGGAGAAGGCGCTGCGATGCAGTGCGCCAAAGGTGGCATGAGAGTCGCGGTTGCCGAACGATTCCGTCAAATTGGCGGGGGCTGCACACACTGGGGCACGATCCCCAGCAAAGCTCTGCGCCACGCCATCACTTCCACAATGACCGCTCTGAAGAACCCAGCATTGCGAGAGATGGGGATCAACACGCGGCCCAGCCTTGAGCAACTTCGTCGTGGCACACAAGCGATCATTGGACAGCAGGTCACCATGCGGCAGTCGTTTTATGACAGAAACGATGTTCCGATCTACCAGGGCCAAGCTCGCTTTGTTGATGAGCATTCTGTTTCGATCGACGGCGATGAACCCATCACCGCAAAACATTTTGTCATTGCGACCGGCTCGCGTCCTTATCGCCCCGCCGATGCTGACTTCAATCACCCTCGCATTTACGACAGCGACACGGTGCTTGAGATGGAACATAAGCCCACTTCCTTGTGCATCTATGGCGCCGGCGTCATCGGTGTTGAATACGCTTCGATGTTTCGCAACTTGGGGATCAAGGTCAACCTGATCAACACGCGTGCAAAGTTGCTTGAATTTTTAGACGACGAAATCATCGACGCGATCTCGTACCACCTTCGCGACCAAGGCGTGGTCATCCGCCACAACGAAGCAATGGAATCAATCACCGGTGAAGATGATGGAGTTGTATTGCAATTAAAGAGCGGCAAGCGAGTTAAGACAGACGCGTTGTTGTGGGCCAACGGACGTAGCGGCAACACTGAAGATTTAGGACTTGAAAACATCGGTCTAGTTCCTAATCGACGCGGACAGATCCCGATCGACGAACACTTCCAAACTGCGGTGCCTCACATTTACGCTGTGGGCGACGTTATCGGCGTTCCTTCGCTAGCCAGCGCTGCCTACACGCAAGGGCGATCCGCTGGCATGCACATGTTGGGCATGGCCGACGGAAACCTGCGTCTGCATGATATCCCCACCGGAATCTACACAAGTCCCGAGATCAGTTCCGTTGGCAAGACCGAACGCGAACTCACCGAGGCGTGCATTCCCTACGAAGTCGGCCAAGCCCAATTCAAGAGCTTAGCTCGTGCTCAAATCACTGGCCAAACGGTAGGGATGCTGAAGCTTTTGTTTCATCGGGAGACACTGGAAGTCCTTGGAGTTCACTGCTTTGGCGCCAACGCTTCTGAGATCATCCACATCGGCCAAAGCGTGATGAGCCCCGAGGGTGCGCCCAATTCGATGAACTACTTCATCGAAACCACGTTCAACTACCCGACCATGGCCGAAGCGTATCGCGTCGCAGCGCTCAATGGACTCAACCGCTTGTTCTAG
- the trpS gene encoding tryptophan--tRNA ligase has product MRVLSGIQPTGRPHWGNFFGAIRQYIDLQDEHEGFYFIADLHALTTVRDPELLRSYVLDAALDLLALGLDPTKATMFVQSYVPEVSELNWLLLSNASMGLLERCTAFKEKKERGLAANAGLFTYPVLMTADILVYDSQIVPVGADQIQHIEVCRDLASSFNHAYGETFVLPKAKTLDHGAKVPGTDGQKMSKSYDNTLPLFGDVKKIRKQIMRITTDSRAMEDPKDPEDDHLFDLYRLFADQPSIDQMAAMYRRGGFGYGEVKKAVAEASEQYFAGAREKRSDLEKNLDYVHQTLRDGADRAREVAGEVLSRAQKACGVR; this is encoded by the coding sequence ATGCGTGTTCTATCTGGAATTCAACCTACCGGCCGTCCCCATTGGGGCAACTTTTTTGGTGCTATTCGTCAGTACATTGATTTGCAAGACGAGCATGAAGGGTTTTACTTCATCGCTGACCTGCACGCACTGACAACAGTCCGCGACCCCGAGTTGTTGCGATCCTACGTTCTTGACGCCGCCTTGGACCTCTTGGCGTTGGGACTTGATCCAACCAAAGCAACGATGTTTGTCCAATCATACGTGCCCGAAGTGAGCGAACTGAATTGGTTGCTGCTTTCGAACGCGTCGATGGGACTATTGGAACGATGTACCGCCTTCAAGGAAAAGAAAGAACGCGGCTTGGCTGCCAATGCCGGGTTGTTTACGTATCCGGTATTGATGACCGCTGACATCTTGGTCTACGACAGTCAGATTGTGCCGGTGGGGGCGGATCAAATCCAACACATCGAAGTTTGTCGCGATTTGGCATCGAGCTTTAACCATGCCTACGGTGAAACGTTTGTATTGCCAAAAGCCAAGACATTGGATCATGGTGCGAAGGTGCCAGGGACCGACGGGCAAAAGATGAGCAAGAGTTACGACAACACGTTGCCACTCTTTGGCGACGTAAAAAAGATTCGTAAGCAGATCATGCGCATCACTACCGATAGTCGTGCAATGGAAGATCCCAAGGATCCCGAAGACGATCATTTGTTCGATCTTTATCGCTTGTTTGCTGACCAACCGTCCATCGACCAAATGGCAGCGATGTATCGCCGTGGCGGGTTTGGTTATGGAGAGGTGAAAAAGGCGGTCGCGGAAGCAAGCGAACAGTATTTCGCTGGGGCACGGGAAAAACGAAGCGATCTCGAGAAGAACCTCGATTACGTTCACCAGACGCTCCGCGATGGAGCTGACCGTGCTCGCGAAGTTGCGGGGGAAGTTCTTTCTCGCGCCCAAAAAGCCTGTGGTGTCCGCTAA
- a CDS encoding dicarboxylate/amino acid:cation symporter — translation MFRIALHWQILIGMIAGTLLGAWLNIFASDRTVNLSEGLPASVVTAQIVDSSERTEIRYLTKDDRSVSWIIDPIVSGDRSVRSVAALESEDSLAASLYLDHGQSTAKRFGNWFKRIGGLFLRMLQMVAVPLIVTSLLCGILGLGAAEGVGRMFRRTILYYMATSVLAILTGLFVVNLIRPGLGQDIAKNAKLAAPVKAESLGDVLFHQVEALIPSNPIGALVEPNFLSIIAFTIAIGLFTLRASESTRTRILDATSAGFEVIMALTTAIIRLAPIGVFFLIAYVTATQGVGVYRALGLYVIAVMVALAIHALITLPLILWFFAKRNPLDYFKAMAPALLTAFSSASSNGTLPLTMSAVEERAGISNKTGSFVLPLGATVNMDGTALYEVVAVLFIAQLHFGQNLPFTQQVIVVITALLASVGSAGIPHAGLVMMVIILQAVGLPIEMQGIILAVDRVLDMARTSVNVWSDSCGCAVIERFDLADATPPTPAAPVA, via the coding sequence ATGTTTAGGATCGCACTTCACTGGCAAATACTCATCGGTATGATCGCCGGCACGTTGCTGGGGGCTTGGTTAAACATCTTTGCATCTGACCGAACGGTGAATTTGAGCGAAGGTTTACCGGCTTCCGTGGTTACGGCGCAGATTGTGGATTCGTCAGAGCGGACTGAGATTCGTTATTTGACCAAAGACGATCGTTCAGTGTCTTGGATCATCGACCCGATCGTGTCAGGGGATCGTTCTGTACGTAGTGTGGCGGCCTTGGAAAGCGAAGATTCTCTCGCCGCAAGTCTTTATCTAGATCATGGACAAAGCACGGCCAAACGATTCGGTAACTGGTTCAAACGTATCGGTGGGCTGTTTCTGCGGATGTTGCAAATGGTTGCTGTGCCATTGATCGTGACGTCGTTGCTCTGTGGCATCCTGGGACTCGGGGCTGCGGAAGGCGTCGGACGCATGTTTCGCCGTACTATTTTGTATTACATGGCAACCAGCGTGCTCGCGATTTTGACGGGGCTGTTTGTCGTGAACTTGATCCGCCCAGGGTTGGGTCAGGACATTGCAAAGAATGCCAAGTTAGCCGCGCCAGTTAAAGCTGAATCGCTTGGTGATGTATTGTTTCATCAAGTTGAAGCGTTGATTCCTAGTAATCCAATCGGTGCTCTCGTCGAACCGAACTTCCTTTCGATTATCGCATTTACGATTGCGATTGGATTGTTCACGTTGCGTGCAAGCGAATCCACTCGCACGAGAATTCTTGATGCGACCAGTGCGGGATTCGAAGTCATCATGGCGCTTACTACAGCGATCATACGCTTGGCACCGATCGGCGTGTTTTTCTTGATTGCATATGTGACAGCGACTCAGGGTGTCGGAGTTTACCGAGCACTTGGGCTGTATGTGATCGCCGTCATGGTGGCGTTAGCGATCCATGCTCTTATCACGTTGCCGTTGATTCTATGGTTCTTTGCTAAACGCAATCCGTTGGATTATTTCAAGGCAATGGCACCCGCACTGCTGACCGCGTTTAGTAGCGCCAGCAGCAATGGGACTTTGCCTCTGACAATGTCGGCGGTGGAAGAGCGCGCAGGAATCAGCAACAAGACTGGATCGTTCGTATTGCCCTTGGGCGCGACCGTTAACATGGACGGTACTGCTCTTTACGAAGTGGTTGCGGTTCTATTCATCGCACAGCTTCACTTCGGCCAAAACTTACCGTTCACCCAACAGGTGATTGTCGTAATCACCGCACTTCTAGCCAGTGTCGGTTCAGCCGGGATTCCGCATGCGGGTCTGGTGATGATGGTCATTATTCTGCAAGCGGTCGGATTACCGATTGAAATGCAGGGCATTATCCTGGCCGTCGATCGTGTGCTCGACATGGCACGGACGAGTGTCAACGTTTGGAGCGATTCATGTGGTTGTGCCGTCATAGAGCGATTTGACCTCGCCGATGCTACGCCGCCCACGCCGGCCGCACCGGTTGCCTGA
- a CDS encoding carbon-nitrogen hydrolase family protein: MLIACVQTDIDFADVKANQTRVFQWLEKAAAANAQLVVFPECMLTGYAYDSRESASNVAISVDSAILTELAAAAKDYGLHATLGFLESDGERLYNSAALIGPQGVVGVYRKIHLPHLGVDRFVDRGDIPYRTLAAGDANVGLAICYDSSFPEPMRVLGLAGADIIALGTNWPVTAARTADLVPASRSMENHLFFVAANRIGEENGFEFCGRSSICGPDGVVLAQSNDDQPVMLLADVDLAQARNKRIERTKDAHVIDRFKDRRPEFYGDIAAQNRDMS, from the coding sequence ATGTTGATCGCGTGCGTCCAGACCGATATTGACTTTGCGGATGTGAAAGCCAATCAAACCCGCGTTTTTCAGTGGCTGGAAAAAGCCGCGGCTGCTAACGCTCAACTGGTGGTGTTTCCCGAATGCATGCTCACCGGTTATGCGTACGATTCTCGCGAAAGTGCAAGTAACGTTGCGATTTCGGTCGACTCTGCAATTCTGACCGAGCTAGCCGCAGCCGCCAAGGACTATGGTTTGCACGCCACGCTCGGCTTCCTCGAATCGGATGGCGAAAGACTCTACAATTCAGCGGCTTTGATTGGCCCGCAGGGTGTAGTGGGGGTCTATCGGAAAATTCATTTGCCCCACTTGGGCGTCGACCGTTTTGTTGACCGCGGTGATATCCCCTACCGAACGCTGGCCGCAGGCGATGCCAACGTTGGGCTTGCGATCTGCTACGACTCGTCGTTTCCCGAACCTATGCGAGTATTGGGGCTCGCAGGTGCCGACATTATCGCTTTGGGAACGAATTGGCCGGTAACGGCAGCTCGGACTGCTGATTTGGTTCCTGCTTCGCGAAGTATGGAAAATCACTTGTTCTTCGTAGCGGCGAACCGAATTGGGGAAGAGAACGGATTTGAGTTCTGCGGTCGCAGTTCGATTTGTGGTCCCGACGGTGTCGTGTTAGCGCAAAGCAACGACGATCAGCCGGTAATGTTGCTCGCAGACGTCGATCTGGCTCAGGCTCGCAACAAGCGGATCGAACGTACCAAAGACGCTCATGTGATCGATCGATTCAAAGACCGTCGTCCCGAATTCTATGGCGACATCGCGGCTCAGAATCGCGACATGTCGTAA
- a CDS encoding HlyD family secretion protein, with protein sequence MKTPQERIDGPSPNHYHPFSNLNASTSRGRMTSGTVALGERSNTSNVPPRSPQRSTGEFAVALNLDDQLYQVLDFDEYTFEIQSETLAKEFDPNASPQTRQGTIVSGNEKVDVQFRPRRVKGDRLTMGFYDFSIQGREQLQRIRKRVGSDGRDELHDMSYDDLAKGGKKEPKAEVALAPKRASTLKKMAAMAVLAASMLLVALWVGYMVQSRSTVAVNNSVMVGNFIPVNAPEQAQLIDVLVETGEEIKAGQTLARLSNREAAEDLAILESQLKRAMSEAEAYRSEAAKVTDLFRFATMKVERDINVAKAEMLSADAMHSAAEAQLARLQPLIARGNVALAEVDEAKAMLATANAEKIRQSAVIETLALAKEAAQSQIIINESGVVNPLSELQTKIACAEAAIKELQETRDVLLASAGPIELQAPSDGTVYAIYRSEGETLRVADQMLALSAEDGGWATGHVAAYLAPEIRPGQPVEIEIPSLGITTVGIVDGVGHRSVYGHGGYNADFRGGPLEVPIRVAIDFEGQPVPSGLRLNMTVRVKDHLKDMKRWINDKIAVWRGETVPGSDDSERQETASLGKKKIQVAMTK encoded by the coding sequence ATGAAGACCCCCCAGGAACGGATCGACGGTCCGAGCCCGAATCACTACCACCCCTTTAGCAATCTAAATGCTTCGACTTCCCGCGGTCGCATGACGTCGGGAACGGTCGCTCTTGGCGAACGAAGTAACACAAGCAACGTTCCACCTCGAAGTCCCCAACGGTCCACCGGTGAATTCGCAGTGGCGCTGAATCTGGATGACCAACTGTACCAGGTGCTCGATTTCGACGAGTACACGTTTGAAATCCAATCCGAAACGCTTGCCAAAGAATTCGATCCCAACGCTTCACCTCAAACGCGCCAGGGGACGATTGTCAGCGGCAATGAGAAAGTCGATGTTCAGTTTCGTCCACGTCGCGTTAAGGGTGATCGCTTGACGATGGGTTTTTACGACTTCTCGATCCAAGGACGCGAGCAACTTCAACGAATTCGCAAGCGAGTTGGATCTGACGGTCGCGACGAACTTCACGACATGTCTTACGACGATTTGGCAAAGGGGGGAAAGAAGGAACCCAAGGCTGAAGTAGCTTTGGCACCCAAACGCGCGTCAACGCTAAAGAAGATGGCTGCGATGGCGGTGTTGGCTGCATCCATGCTGCTCGTCGCACTTTGGGTCGGGTACATGGTTCAATCACGATCCACAGTCGCGGTGAACAATAGCGTCATGGTGGGTAACTTCATTCCTGTCAATGCACCCGAGCAAGCACAACTGATTGATGTACTTGTTGAAACTGGTGAAGAAATCAAAGCCGGTCAAACGTTGGCGCGACTTAGCAATCGAGAGGCCGCCGAAGATCTAGCGATCCTCGAATCGCAACTGAAACGAGCGATGTCCGAAGCTGAAGCGTATCGAAGCGAAGCAGCCAAAGTCACTGACCTATTCCGCTTTGCGACCATGAAAGTGGAACGCGACATCAACGTGGCCAAAGCAGAAATGCTGAGCGCCGATGCAATGCACTCAGCCGCTGAAGCACAACTAGCACGTTTGCAACCGTTAATTGCTCGAGGCAACGTTGCGTTAGCTGAAGTGGATGAAGCCAAAGCGATGCTTGCCACGGCCAACGCAGAAAAAATCCGTCAAAGTGCGGTGATCGAGACTCTTGCCTTGGCAAAAGAAGCTGCCCAGTCGCAGATCATCATCAACGAAAGCGGAGTGGTGAATCCGCTGAGCGAACTGCAAACCAAGATTGCCTGCGCCGAGGCGGCAATTAAGGAACTACAGGAAACACGTGATGTGTTGCTTGCTTCGGCCGGACCAATCGAACTTCAAGCACCTTCGGACGGGACCGTCTACGCGATCTATCGAAGCGAAGGGGAGACGTTACGAGTCGCTGATCAAATGTTGGCGTTAAGCGCTGAAGATGGTGGCTGGGCAACGGGACACGTTGCGGCCTACCTTGCACCCGAGATTCGCCCCGGTCAGCCGGTTGAGATCGAGATACCTTCGCTGGGAATCACGACCGTTGGGATTGTCGATGGAGTAGGTCATCGCTCGGTTTATGGCCATGGTGGTTACAACGCCGATTTCCGCGGTGGTCCGTTGGAAGTTCCGATTCGTGTAGCGATTGATTTCGAAGGCCAGCCCGTTCCTTCGGGTCTGCGATTGAACATGACCGTACGAGTGAAGGATCACTTGAAAGACATGAAACGTTGGATCAACGACAAGATTGCTGTTTGGCGAGGTGAAACGGTGCCAGGAAGCGACGATTCCGAGCGGCAGGAAACTGCCTCGCTAGGAAAGAAAAAAATCCAAGTCGCAATGACGAAGTGA
- the rlmB gene encoding 23S rRNA (guanosine(2251)-2'-O)-methyltransferase RlmB: protein MAKSKRKSKSKAGYSGNHQRGWLWGHHAVTETLTTGTWPVREIYATSAAMDRFSDLLQAKQSEGIPLEVVDGARLEQLSGSSEHQGLVIRLGAFPYQTLDQLLSRFDQPNENSSVPLVVICDRLQDAFNFGAILRCCDGASAVGVIVGDHAQAEVTPHVVRSSSGAVNHLAIAKVTDLIATANLLKDKGVQVIAADSNTQTSVWDSNLSGPTALVIGSEATGIEPELLAMCDQRVCIPMQGKVTSLNAAVAAGILLYEIRRQQHCVAGTSGDAAKVASPN, encoded by the coding sequence ATGGCTAAATCAAAACGTAAGAGCAAGTCAAAGGCCGGTTACAGCGGAAACCATCAACGCGGTTGGTTATGGGGCCACCATGCGGTAACCGAAACCCTAACGACCGGGACTTGGCCCGTACGCGAGATCTATGCTACGTCCGCAGCGATGGATCGTTTTTCGGATCTTTTGCAGGCGAAGCAGAGCGAGGGAATTCCTCTGGAGGTAGTCGACGGGGCGAGGCTTGAACAGCTATCGGGGTCGAGCGAGCATCAAGGTCTGGTTATTCGATTAGGAGCGTTTCCGTACCAAACTTTGGATCAACTGCTTTCAAGATTCGATCAACCAAACGAAAATTCGTCGGTGCCGCTGGTAGTGATTTGTGATCGATTGCAGGATGCGTTTAACTTCGGAGCCATCCTACGTTGTTGCGACGGAGCCAGCGCGGTCGGTGTCATCGTCGGCGACCACGCTCAAGCCGAGGTCACGCCCCATGTCGTGCGGTCCTCGTCCGGGGCTGTTAATCACTTGGCAATCGCGAAAGTGACGGATTTGATTGCGACAGCGAACTTGCTAAAGGACAAAGGCGTGCAAGTGATCGCGGCAGACTCAAATACGCAAACAAGCGTATGGGATTCGAACTTGTCGGGACCCACGGCGCTGGTGATCGGCAGCGAAGCAACTGGCATTGAACCAGAGCTATTGGCGATGTGCGATCAACGAGTCTGCATTCCGATGCAAGGCAAAGTCACGTCGCTCAACGCTGCGGTCGCCGCTGGGATATTGCTGTACGAAATTCGTCGCCAGCAACATTGCGTGGCGGGAACGTCGGGTGATGCGGCTAAGGTTGCCAGCCCGAACTAG
- a CDS encoding efflux transporter outer membrane subunit — MDLNSRYHERTSMAIGFASLSLAVFMLLHSGCATVGPDYGGVEPPPLNAGFLGDNAEGSVTQISSESTSGLDDALNLALAQQEHPADWSFLNDEYLPMLIARSVRDNPSVDELTWRIQEAKSVVRIVSGQADPFADAFTTYERRKRSSNAQPFVASNGSPFHFFSLGVDSRWEIDIVGRIARETEAAKADYQATEEDLVNLRRVLAADIARAYINLRLNQELLRQNQLNLKVQRDSIEEVEDRIEAGQVTRLDLVQLQSRIGLTESDQPIYEQGIQQSYNLIALLMGTTPSECEAYLLRPTSQLSPPPISPEVPAELLRRRPDVRRSEREIAAACARIGVAKAEYYPRLSLLGTVSVDSRKVSNLLDYDSLVFAFGPGVTWNILSLGRIEAQVDIQKAQLKQAIARYRQSVLVAVSEVENALAAQGQQRRRIEILTQTVNDSGEAVELARQQYGADKASLERVVSNQRRLLRSSIELARARADSATAAVDLFQALGGGDVRLTAWQQAVCGHSEPCGGQSTEYVSSGF, encoded by the coding sequence GTGGATCTAAACAGTCGCTACCACGAACGAACCTCAATGGCGATTGGCTTCGCATCTTTGTCGCTGGCCGTGTTCATGCTTTTGCACTCAGGTTGCGCAACAGTCGGTCCTGACTATGGGGGTGTCGAACCTCCACCACTTAACGCAGGCTTTTTGGGTGACAATGCAGAGGGTTCAGTCACGCAAATTTCAAGCGAATCCACGAGTGGTTTGGACGATGCACTGAACTTAGCCCTAGCCCAGCAAGAACATCCTGCGGATTGGTCTTTCTTGAACGACGAATACCTTCCGATGCTGATCGCGAGAAGTGTTCGTGATAATCCATCGGTCGACGAGCTGACTTGGCGGATTCAAGAAGCAAAGAGTGTGGTCCGCATCGTCAGTGGCCAAGCTGATCCGTTTGCTGATGCCTTTACAACATACGAACGCCGCAAACGCAGCTCCAATGCCCAACCATTCGTGGCGAGCAACGGCAGTCCGTTTCACTTCTTTTCTCTTGGCGTGGACTCGCGGTGGGAGATCGACATCGTCGGTCGCATCGCTCGAGAAACCGAAGCCGCAAAAGCGGATTACCAAGCGACTGAAGAAGACCTTGTAAACCTTCGCCGCGTTCTCGCAGCGGACATTGCTCGCGCCTACATCAACTTACGCCTCAACCAAGAACTACTTCGTCAGAACCAACTCAATTTGAAGGTGCAACGCGATAGCATCGAGGAAGTCGAAGATCGGATCGAGGCTGGGCAGGTCACGCGACTAGATTTGGTTCAGCTCCAAAGCCGCATCGGATTGACCGAATCGGATCAACCCATTTACGAACAGGGCATCCAGCAGAGCTACAACTTGATTGCTCTGCTGATGGGAACGACGCCTAGCGAATGTGAGGCGTACTTACTGCGACCGACGTCGCAGTTGTCACCGCCGCCGATTTCGCCGGAGGTACCGGCCGAGTTGCTTCGTCGTCGTCCCGATGTTCGCCGTAGCGAAAGAGAAATTGCTGCGGCTTGCGCCAGAATCGGTGTCGCCAAAGCGGAGTACTATCCCCGATTGTCTTTGCTGGGGACGGTGTCGGTAGACTCGCGAAAAGTTTCGAACTTGCTGGATTACGATTCACTTGTCTTTGCCTTTGGCCCAGGCGTTACATGGAATATCTTGTCGCTCGGTCGAATCGAGGCGCAAGTCGATATTCAAAAGGCGCAGCTCAAGCAGGCCATCGCGCGGTATCGTCAATCAGTGCTGGTGGCTGTTTCTGAAGTCGAAAACGCGCTGGCGGCGCAGGGCCAACAGCGACGACGCATCGAAATCCTGACCCAAACCGTAAACGATTCAGGCGAGGCCGTTGAATTGGCTCGCCAGCAATATGGGGCGGACAAAGCGTCGCTCGAGCGAGTGGTTTCCAACCAGCGTAGGTTGCTGCGGAGCTCCATTGAGTTGGCTCGTGCCCGGGCTGATTCGGCCACGGCGGCGGTCGACTTGTTCCAGGCTCTTGGCGGTGGAGACGTTCGATTGACGGCGTGGCAACAAGCGGTTTGCGGGCACAGCGAACCCTGCGGGGGCCAGTCTACGGAATACGTCAGCAGCGGTTTCTAG